GAACTAGTTAGCATGAGATCATATGTTGAGGTTGAGTCCTTAATAGCCTCCTGTTCAttaaaattaatcctaaaaGCTTGAGCTTAATGACACTATTGTATTCCTCCATTCTTTGCCTAGATGACCAGATAAACGCTTTTCTATGgaacccttttttctttctgggaTTCCTTGAAATTGGACCACTCCCCTAGATCTTCCTAGGATTTCTTTTGTAGCTGCTGATCTAGTCCTACTCGTGGGCATCCAACTAAAAGATTTCTTTCCATTACTTGGATTTTTTCAATCCTTTTGGCTTCAATAATAGCTCTCTGatttatgttttatttatgTTGATGCCTTTTGTTTCTGCATTATTTTTGAATATCATAACAACTCCTTGTGTTTGTCATGGTATTATTCCACTAGGGATagaatcaattttgattttgcCATTGGAGTAGTAATTTCTAGGGTTAATTCcactaaaaacctcaaattggtaaaCTAGTGCCGTATTTacccccaaactatttttttgtgtCGCAAAAACTCTTGAACTGGTACTTTGGTaccacatttaccccaaattggtgTAATCATGCCACATTGACTTAAAGTAATTCTTGGTCACGTTAAATTTCAAACTAGTTCAAATTGGTGTACCCATGTCACATTACTTTGAACTGGTGCACCCATGCCATAGTTacccccaaaaaaatcatagattaTCACAATTTGGTGTAAACGTGACACgagtatattagtttgggatgaATGTGACAtgggtgtaccagtttgggatcttttgtgacacaaaattagtttggggtaaatgtgacACGTGcaccaatttagaaatttttgtgatGCAAAAATTAGCTTGGGTAAATATGGCATGGgtgtgtaccaatttgggatttttggtgatattagcCCTTATTTCTAAGTCCAAACATATCTTGGACGACACTTTCACATTGTCATATAGATTCCAGGCCCTTCACACTATTTTTTGGGCATTGGATTAGCTACCCTTGGTTATTTTGTGCTGCAGTTGCGCAAACTTAAAGTGCTGCTTTAGCCTATTTTTCTCTATATTTAAGTATCAAAAAGTGAGGAGAAACTCTTGTATTAGAAAATCTAGTGCAGGACCCATTTTATCTAAAGATTTAACATTCTTTACTCATTCTAGTGGATGTGTGGGTTCAATAGTCCTCCTTAAACCAAATTTGGGAAAGTTATATTTGACATAACACTATATGGACGGAGTTTTGATGAGTTATTGATAGATGACTTTCCCAAGTTGACCTCAGGAATTCTATTCTTGGTCAGAATTTTGGAGATTGAATCATTTATAtagcaaattaaaaatttgatactTGCTATATGAGCTTGGATAGGTTGCTTATCAACCTCTTACTTAACAAGACAATGAGTCATGGTAAGGTTACCATCATTGGATCATCACTGCTGCCGGATGTCCTTTAGCCTAATCTTTTGTTGAAATTGCCTGAAAAAGTAGCAAGCAACATAACTTCTTACTCTGCGTTTCTCCTTATAACTAAGCTTAAGAGGATTTCTGTGTTGATAGCTTAAGCTATTTTTAACTGTGTCTATGATCTCATTAGTCCTTGTATGAATGTTAGTTTGGTGTGGGCACTCTTCGTAGAAAAAAGCTGTGCTGACATTGCTTTTGTTGTTATATAATAGTCCATCCTTGACATGGCTTTGGCTTTAAATTGTTATTTCAGCATTCATGTTTAGGTAGCATGTACTGCGGAAACAAATTGTGCTTTCTCTTAAAAGATGTGGGCAGAGTGCTTAATGTCTCAATTTGAACAGGTTCGATCAATTGCCAGGACGTGCTATAGAATGTTTTCAAGAACTTGGCCAGAGCGGTCTCGGCGCTTATTCTCGTCCTTTGATCCTGTCATTCAAAGGGTATGCATGCTTATTTAATATGAAAcatatgcatttttataaacttATCAGTTTAGGTCCTTTATTGGTCTTCTTTTAATGCAGACCATTCATGAAGAGGATGGGGGCATACATAGAAGGCATGCTTCCCCATCTGTTCGTGATAGAAGTCTACAGATGCCATCTAATCCTCATACGTCTGCCCAAACAAATCTAGCAGGATATGGGCCCTCGGCAATTGTGGCGATGGATAGAACTGCAAGTTTACCATCCGGGACATCTCTCTCTTCTGGGTTGCTTCTGTCGCAAACCAAGTCCCTTAGTAAAGGTAGCGAACGTACTCTTGAAAGCGTGTTGCACTCAAGCAAGCAGAAGGTCACTGCCATTGAAAGCATGCTTAGAGGTCTGGATGTCTCTGAGAAGCATAATCCTTCTGCTCCTCGGTCATCTAGTTTAGATCTAGGTATCTACAAGGTTTCTTCATTACTTATTCTTGATAATTTCCACAATAAATTTTCCGCATAAAATTCCCTACTATTTACCATTTTTAAGTTGAAATTCTTCCTTGTTGCTCCTAGTGCAGGAGTTGACCCTCCATCCTCTCGCGATCCACCACTTCCGCCCGCTGTTCCTGCTTCCAATCATCTCACAACCTCTTTTCTTGGAGACCCCATTTCCTCAAGTACCACCAAAGGTAGTAGTCGTAATGGTGGCTTGAATTTGTCtgatatcatgactcaaattcAGGCTTCAAAGGACTCCACAAAATTATCATATCAAAGTGGCATTGCGAGTGAGCCTTTGTCAACAGTCTCCTCGTACTTGGCTAAGAGAGCTTCTGACAGAGTACATGAAAGAGtctccattgaggaaaaaaGGGATTCTAGAGAGGCTAGACGTATTACAAGTGCACACATTGATAGGCAATATCTAGACACGCCTTACCGAGATGGAGACTTTAAGGATTTGCAGAGCAGTTACATACCTAATTTCCAAAGGCCATTATCAAGAAAGCATGTGGGGGGTCGGACATCTGCAAACAGGAGGAGTTTCGATGATTTCCAGATACCAGTGGGGGAGATGGCCAATGTGGTGGATGGTCCAACTTCTCTAGTTGAAGCTCTAAGTGAGGGACTCAGTTCAAATTCTGACTGGTCAGCTCGCGTTGGGGCTTTTAATTATCTTCAGTCCTTGTTGCAACAAGGACCCAAAGGCATTCAAGAAGTTGTGCAGAATTTCGAGAAAGTCATGAAGTTGTTTTTCCAGCACTTGGATGATCCCCATCATAAAGTAGCACAGGCAGCTCTTTCCACTCTTGCAGAAGTCATTCCTGCTTGTCGAAAGCCCTTTGAAAGTTACATGGAGAGGATCCTCCCGCATGTTTTCTCGCGGCTGATTGACCCAAAGGAGTTAGTCAGGCAACCATGTTCGGCAACACTTGATGTTGTAAACAAGACTTATGGTGTAGATTCTCTATTACCTGCTCTGCTTCGATCACTAGATGAGCAGCGGTCGCCGAAGGCAAAGTTGGCTGTGATTGAATTTGCAATCGGCTCGTTTAACAAGCATGGTATAAATTCTGAAGGTACCGGTAACAGTGGTATATTGAAACTGTGGCTAGCTAAGTTGACTCCATTGGCCCATGATAAAAATACAAAGCTCAAAGAAGCAGCTATTAATTGCATCATATCCATTTACAACCATTATGACTCGACAGCATTGCTTAATTTTATGTCAAGTTTGTCAATTGAACAACAAAATTCCTTGAGACGGGCACTGAAGCAGTACACTCCTCGGATTGAAGTGGACTTAATGAACTTCttacaaaacaagaaagagcGACATCGGCCTAAATTGACTTATGATCCATCTGATACAGTTGGTTCATCCTCTGAAGAAGGTTATGTTAGCATGTCAAAGAAGAGTAGTTTGTTTGGAAGGTATTCTGCTGGTTCAGCAGACAACGACGGTGTCATGAAGTGGAGTTCTGGTCAAGAGTCGTCTATTGTTACTCCAAGTTTTCCTACAGCTTCCAAGGAAACACAGGATAACTTACATTTAGACTTTCCTAGTTCCAACACCAGGGAATCAAACTACATGGAGGAGTTAAGTGTCCAGAACACGGGCTATATGCCTGGTCCCGTGGATTACTTGGACCATAGTATGAACTCAGAAAATATGTCCACTCCACGTGTGCACATTGATGGTCTTATCAATTCGGAGCAAGTACCTTCTGGAGGCAATGTTCTAGGGAATGAAACTTCAGGGGATGCAGATATTAATCATCAAAAAGCTATTGGTTGGCAGAGCAACACACTATCTGACTCTGAACCTAGCATTCCCCAAATTCTTCACTTGGTGAGGCTtctgtcaaattttatttattggttcTAGAATGAACAGTGTGATAATTTTGACACTATGTTGCCATCTTTAGATTGGCAATGGCAACGAAGATAATGCATTTTGTAATAAGCACAGAGGACTTCAACGGTTGGTCGAATTATCTGCATCTAATGACATATCTGTTTGGGCAAAGGTAATTGgcaacttttcaaatttaaacttTATCTTCTCTCTCGCCTATTTTGCGTACGTTCATCAATGTTGACCAAGCATTTGTCTCTTGCTTGTGTAAGTTGGACCTCCATAAATGCATCAAATAGGCAACTGCAGGCAGGAAAATAAGGATCAGAGAATATAAGAGCACGTGTCTGGACTCAGGCTTATGACCTGTCAGGAAACTTCAACTGCCTGCTTTTATGAGGAGCTGATTGTTTCTTCgactaattgaataattaaaatttgttgGAGGAAGATATGTGCTATTACCATTAAAAGTTGGATTTGTTGCTAATCAAATGGTTTGGTCATTGAGTAGTTATCTTAGTGTTCTTAAATGCTTCTCATGCTGTAAAGCACCAACTTGCTTAAAAGGGCGGATACATTTCATATGTTTGTTTGGGGAGGTAGGCTTTACcttatttctttttgctttcttcgGTGAAACTCAATAGCTACTATTTGCATTGCTGCCTAGCTTTTCTGGTCAAACCTTTGTGCAGCATGGTTAGATAACTAGCATTTCAGTGAATTATGTTTCTACTTAATGATTTTTACTTGGAACTTTTAGTTGAGCGCCTTGTCTGGATGTTGATCCCATATCTTCTTGCGCAGTCACACATTTATTGCTTTACTGTCTCTTGGACCATGGACTTATGTATAACTGATGTGTTTGCAGTACTTCAATCAAATATTGACAATTGTGCTTGAGGTGCTAGATGATCATGATCCCACAATTCGAGAACTTGCTCTGTCATTAATTATGGAAATGCTTAAAAACCAGGTCTGTTCTGGTTCCCTCTTGCACTTATGAAAGTGTGATTTGCctgtttattatttta
The sequence above is drawn from the Eucalyptus grandis isolate ANBG69807.140 chromosome 11, ASM1654582v1, whole genome shotgun sequence genome and encodes:
- the LOC104426864 gene encoding CLIP-associated protein isoform X3, translated to MEEALELARAKDTKERMAGVERLHQLLEASRKGLSAAEATSLVDCCLDLLRDNNFRVSQGALQALASAAVLSGEHLKLHFNALVPAVVERLGDGKQPVRDAARRLLLTLMEVSSPTIIVERAGSYAWTHKSWRIREEFARTVTSAISLFASTELPLQRAILPPILQMLNDSNHGVREAAILCVEEMYAQAGDQFRDELQRHSLPVSMVRDINARLERIEPRNRSSDGLSNKVAAGETKPVSINHKRSSPRAKNSSRGASLFGAEGDVTEKPIEPIKIYSEKELVLEFEKIASALVPDKDWSVRIAAMQRVEGLVSGGASDYPCFRGLLKQFVGPLSTQLSDRRSSIVKQACHLLCFLSKELLGDFEACAEIFIPVLFKLVVITVLVIAESADNCIKTMLTNCKVARVLPRITDCAKNDRNAVLRSRCCEYALLILEHWPDAPEIQRSADLYEDLIRCCVGDAMSEVRSIARTCYRMFSRTWPERSRRLFSSFDPVIQRTIHEEDGGIHRRHASPSVRDRSLQMPSNPHTSAQTNLAGYGPSAIVAMDRTASLPSGTSLSSGLLLSQTKSLSKGVDPPSSRDPPLPPAVPASNHLTTSFLGDPISSSTTKGSSRNGGLNLSDIMTQIQASKDSTKLSYQSGIASEPLSTVSSYLAKRASDRVHERVSIEEKRDSREARRITSAHIDRQYLDTPYRDGDFKDLQSSYIPNFQRPLSRKHVGGRTSANRRSFDDFQIPVGEMANVVDGPTSLVEALSEGLSSNSDWSARVGAFNYLQSLLQQGPKGIQEVVQNFEKVMKLFFQHLDDPHHKVAQAALSTLAEVIPACRKPFESYMERILPHVFSRLIDPKELVRQPCSATLDVVNKTYGVDSLLPALLRSLDEQRSPKAKLAVIEFAIGSFNKHGINSEGTGNSGILKLWLAKLTPLAHDKNTKLKEAAINCIISIYNHYDSTALLNFMSSLSIEQQNSLRRALKQYTPRIEVDLMNFLQNKKERHRPKLTYDPSDTVGSSSEEGYVSMSKKSSLFGRYSAGSADNDGVMKWSSGQESSIVTPSFPTASKETQDNLHLDFPSSNTRESNYMEELSVQNTGYMPGPVDYLDHSMNSENMSTPRVHIDGLINSEQVPSGGNVLGNETSGDADINHQKAIGWQSNTLSDSEPSIPQILHLIGNGNEDNAFCNKHRGLQRLVELSASNDISVWAKYFNQILTIVLEVLDDHDPTIRELALSLIMEMLKNQKDMMEDSVEIVIEKLLHVTKDTVPKVSNDGENCLTVVLSQYDPFRCLSVVVPLLVAEDEKTLVTCINCLTKLVGRLSQEELMAQLPSFLPALFEAFGNQSADVRKTVVFCLVDIYIMLGKAFLPYLEGLNSTQLRLVTIYANRISQARTGTAIDINQ
- the LOC104426864 gene encoding CLIP-associated protein isoform X1 encodes the protein MEEALELARAKDTKERMAGVERLHQLLEASRKGLSAAEATSLVDCCLDLLRDNNFRVSQGALQALASAAVLSGEHLKLHFNALVPAVVERLGDGKQPVRDAARRLLLTLMEVSSPTIIVERAGSYAWTHKSWRIREEFARTVTSAISLFASTELPLQRAILPPILQMLNDSNHGVREAAILCVEEMYAQAGDQFRDELQRHSLPVSMVRDINARLERIEPRNRSSDGLSNKVAAGETKPVSINHKRSSPRAKNSSRGASLFGAEGDVTEKPIEPIKIYSEKELVLEFEKIASALVPDKDWSVRIAAMQRVEGLVSGGASDYPCFRGLLKQFVGPLSTQLSDRRSSIVKQACHLLCFLSKELLGDFEACAEIFIPVLFKLVVITVLVIAESADNCIKTMLTNCKVARVLPRITDCAKNDRNAVLRSRCCEYALLILEHWPDAPEIQRSADLYEDLIRCCVGDAMSEVRSIARTCYRMFSRTWPERSRRLFSSFDPVIQRTIHEEDGGIHRRHASPSVRDRSLQMPSNPHTSAQTNLAGYGPSAIVAMDRTASLPSGTSLSSGLLLSQTKSLSKGSERTLESVLHSSKQKVTAIESMLRGLDVSEKHNPSAPRSSSLDLGVDPPSSRDPPLPPAVPASNHLTTSFLGDPISSSTTKGSSRNGGLNLSDIMTQIQASKDSTKLSYQSGIASEPLSTVSSYLAKRASDRVHERVSIEEKRDSREARRITSAHIDRQYLDTPYRDGDFKDLQSSYIPNFQRPLSRKHVGGRTSANRRSFDDFQIPVGEMANVVDGPTSLVEALSEGLSSNSDWSARVGAFNYLQSLLQQGPKGIQEVVQNFEKVMKLFFQHLDDPHHKVAQAALSTLAEVIPACRKPFESYMERILPHVFSRLIDPKELVRQPCSATLDVVNKTYGVDSLLPALLRSLDEQRSPKAKLAVIEFAIGSFNKHGINSEGTGNSGILKLWLAKLTPLAHDKNTKLKEAAINCIISIYNHYDSTALLNFMSSLSIEQQNSLRRALKQYTPRIEVDLMNFLQNKKERHRPKLTYDPSDTVGSSSEEGYVSMSKKSSLFGRYSAGSADNDGVMKWSSGQESSIVTPSFPTASKETQDNLHLDFPSSNTRESNYMEELSVQNTGYMPGPVDYLDHSMNSENMSTPRVHIDGLINSEQVPSGGNVLGNETSGDADINHQKAIGWQSNTLSDSEPSIPQILHLIGNGNEDNAFCNKHRGLQRLVELSASNDISVWAKYFNQILTIVLEVLDDHDPTIRELALSLIMEMLKNQKDMMEDSVEIVIEKLLHVTKDTVPKVSNDGENCLTVVLSQYDPFRCLSVVVPLLVAEDEKTLVTCINCLTKLVGRLSQEELMAQLPSFLPALFEAFGNQSADVRKTVVFCLVDIYIMLGKAFLPYLEGLNSTQLRLVTIYANRISQARTGTAIDINQ
- the LOC104426864 gene encoding CLIP-associated protein isoform X2, with product MEEALELARAKDTKERMAGVERLHQLLEASRKGLSAAEATSLVDCCLDLLRDNNFRVSQGALQALASAAVLSGEHLKLHFNALVPAVVERLGDGKQPVRDAARRLLLTLMEVSSPTIIVERAGSYAWTHKSWRIREEFARTVTSAISLFASTELPLQRAILPPILQMLNDSNHGVREAAILCVEEMYAQAGDQFRDELQRHSLPVSMVRDINARLERIEPRNRSSDGLSNKVAAGETKPVSINHKRSSPRAKNSSRGASLFGAEGDVTEKPIEPIKIYSEKELVLEFEKIASALVPDKDWSVRIAAMQRVEGLVSGGASDYPCFRGLLKQFVGPLSTQLSDRRSSIVKQACHLLCFLSKELLGDFEACAEIFIPVLFKLVVITVLVIAESADNCIKTMLTNCKVARVLPRITDCAKNDRNAVLRSRCCEYALLILEHWPDAPEIQRSADLYEDLIRCCVGDAMSEVRSIARTCYRMFSRTWPERSRRLFSSFDPVIQRTIHEEDGGIHRRHASPSVRDRSLQMPSNPHTSAQTNLAGYGPSAIVAMDRTASLPSGTSLSSGLLLSQTKSLSKGSERTLESVLHSSKQKVTAIESMLRGLDVSEKHNPSAPRSSSLDLGVDPPSSRDPPLPPAVPASNHLTTSFLGDPISSSTTKGSSRNGGLNLSDIMTQIQASKDSTKLSYQSGIASEPLSTVSSYLAKRASDRVHERVSIEEKRDSREARRITSAHIDRQYLDTPYRDGDFKDLQSSYIPNFQRPLSRKHVGGRTSANRRSFDDFQIPVGEMANVVDGPTSLVEALSEGLSSNSDWSARVGAFNYLQSLLQQGPKGIQEVVQNFEKVMKLFFQHLDDPHHKVAQAALSTLAEVIPACRKPFESYMERILPHVFSRLIDPKELVRQPCSATLDVVNKTYGVDSLLPALLRSLDEQRSPKAKLAVIEFAIGSFNKHGINSEGTGNSGILKLWLAKLTPLAHDKNTKLKEAAINCIISIYNHYDSTALLNFMSSLSIEQQNSLRRALKQYTPRIEVDLMNFLQNKKERHRPKLTYDPSDTVGSSSEEGYVSMSKKSSLFGRYSAGSADNDGVMKWSSGQESSIVTPSFPTASKETQDNLHLDFPSSNTRESNYMEELSVQNTGYMPGPVDYLDHSMNSENMSTPRVHIDGLINSEQVPSGGNVLGNETSGDADINHQKAIGWQSNTLSDSEPSIPQILHLIGNGNEDNAFCNKHRGLQRLVELSASNDISVWAKYFNQILTIVLEVLDDHDPTIRELALSLIMEMLKNQDMMEDSVEIVIEKLLHVTKDTVPKVSNDGENCLTVVLSQYDPFRCLSVVVPLLVAEDEKTLVTCINCLTKLVGRLSQEELMAQLPSFLPALFEAFGNQSADVRKTVVFCLVDIYIMLGKAFLPYLEGLNSTQLRLVTIYANRISQARTGTAIDINQ